Part of the Pseudomonas lijiangensis genome is shown below.
GGGAGCTTTATGCGGTTGCAACCAGTCGACAGTCTTTCGCTGACACGCACCAGCCTTGTCGAATACTTCCTTTTGGGCATCCGTCTGATACATGGAGTTTCCTGCATCCTGCCAGGGATGCTGATCCTCGCACTGATGCACAACGGCACTATCGAAAACCTCAAGGACTACGCACTGATGCCGCTGTTCTTCAGTGTGGTCTGCGTCCTGATCTTTCAGGCACTGGGGGTTTACTCCGAAGCGCTGTTCAGCAACGCATTGCGCTTGCGCATCATTGCTTTCGCCTGGTCTGCCGCCTTTGGCCTCTTGCTGTTCATGCACCAGACCATGGGCTTTTTCAAGCACCTGAGCAACGAACAACTGATTTTCTGGTACCTCAGCAGCCTGGCCCTGTTCTGCATCGTTCGCTTGTTGATGCTGGTGTTTTTCAAGCACCAGATGCGCAAAGGCATCTTCCTGCAGAACTCCGTGATTCTGGGGGCCACGGAAAACGGCATGCGCCTGGCCGAATACCTGCTTGAGCATCAGGATATCCGTTCGGGGGTAACCGGCTTCATCGATGACCGTATCGGCCGTATGCCCAAGACCGTCGCCAATCTGCCGTTGCTGGGCAACACCAGCGATCTGGAACGATTGATCCGTGAGGAAAAGGTTACCCAGGTGCTGGTTGCCCTGCCCTGGACTGCCGAAAACCGCATGGACTACATCATTCGCGAACTGCGCAGGCTGCCGGTGAATGTCTTGCTGGTGCCGGACATGATCGCCTTCCGGCACACCCACAACCGCATTACCGAAGTCGCCAAGCTGCCGATGTTCAATGCCTCCGATGTGCCGCTCAATGGCTGGTCGCCGTTCTTCAAGCGTGCCGAAGACATTGTGCTGTCGACCCTGGCGGTGCTGGCGCTGTCACCGATCATGCTGCTCATCGCCCTGGCCATCAAGCTTGATTCTCCCGGCCCGGTGCTGTTCCGGCAAAAGCGTTATGGCTACAACAACCGATTGATCGAGGTCTTCAAGTTTCGCTCCATGCATCAGCATCAGGCCGATGCAACCGCCGAGCAACAAACCACGCGAGGTGACGCCAGGGTCACTCGAGTCGGGCGCTTCATACGCAAGACCAGCCTGGATGAGCTGCCACAGTTGTTCAATGTCGTGGCAGGCAGCATGTCGATGGTGGGACCTCGGCCCCATGCAACGGCAACCAAAGCGGCCGGCATTCTCTTCGAGCAAGCGGTGAAGGAATACACGTCACGCCACAGGGTCAAGCCAGGCATTACCGGTCTGGCACAGATCAATGGCTATCGTGGTGAAACAGACACCGTGGAAAAAATCGAAAAGCGCGTCGAATTCGATCTTGAGTACATAGAAAACTGGTCCGTCTGGTTCGACCTTTACATCCTTATGCGCACTGTTCCGGCAGTGCTCTTCACTCGTGAGGCTTACTGATGAGCAACCTCATCCCCTGCATCATCGCCGGCGGGTCCGGCACCCGACTCTGGCCAGTCTCTCGCGAAGCCATGCCCAAGCCGTTCATGCGCCTTCCCGATGGCGAAAGTCTGCTGCAAAAAACCTTCAAACGCGCCACAGGGCTGCCGGAAGTCGAACGGCTGCTGACGGTCACCAACCGTGAAGTGTATTTCCGGACCGCTGACGACTATCGCCAGCTCAACAAGACAAAACTGCCTCTGGATTTCATTCTTGAGCCTTTTGGTCGCAACACGGCGGCAGCCATCGCCGCGGCAGCGCTTCACGTGGCCCGGCTGTATGGCGACAACGCCAAACTGTTGGTGCTGCCCGCAGACCACCTGATCACGGATGTGGACGCCTTCTCGAAAGCAGTAGGAGTCGCTCAGGAACTGGCCGAGCAAGGCTGGCTGGTGACCTTCGGGATTCTGCCGACCAAACCGGAAACCGGTTTCGGCTATATCGAAAAAGGTCAGTCACTCAATGCCGAGGGCTATCAGGTAGCACGTTTCGTCGAGAAGCCGGATGAAGCCACCGCCCAGGGTTATGTGGACGGCGGACTGCATCTGTGGAATGCGGGGATGTTCTGCATGCGCGTCGATGCCGTGCTGCGTGAGCTTGAAATCCATGCTCCCGACGTACTGAAGGCGGTCAAGGCCTGTCTTGAAAAGAGCATCAGCAAGGAAGGCAATCACGAGTTGCAAGTGGAACTGGAGAGTGAACTGTTCGGCCAGGTCCCGGACATTTCCATCGATTACGCACTGATGGAGCGCTCGCAGAAAGTCGCTGTGGTGCCCTGCCAACTGGGCTGGAGCGATATCGGCTCCTGGCAGGCCGTGCGCGAACTCACTGCCGCAGATGCACAGGGCAACCAGTGCAACGGCCAGACCGTATTGCATGACGTGACCAACTGCTACATCGACTCGCCGAAACGTCTGGTGGGTGCGGTGGGCCTGGACAATCTGGTCATCATCGACACACCGGACGCTCTGCTGATCGCCGATGGCACGCGCAGCCAGGACGTGAAAATCATCGCCCAGGAACTCAAGCGCCAGGGGCACGACGCCTATCGCCTGCACCGCACCGTCACCCGGCCATGGGGCACTTACACCGTGCTCGAAGAAGGCAAGCGCTTCAAGATCAAACGCATCGTGGTTCGCCCGCAAGGGTCGCTGTCGCTGCAGATGCACCACCATCGCAGCGAACACTGGATCGTGGTCAGCGGCATGGCAAGAGTCACCAATGGCGAGCGGGAATTCATGCTCGACACCAATGAGTCGACCTTCATCAAACCGGGCCACACGCACCGTCTGGTCAATCCGGGCGTCATCGATCTGGTGATGATCGAAGTCCAGAGTGGCGAGTATCTGGGGGAAGACGACATCGTGCGCTTCACTGACATTTATGGCCGGGCACCGGAAGCGGCCAAGGCATGAAACTTAACGGCAAGGTCATCATGGCAAGACAATCGACAAAGATGAGGAACTGAACCGAAACAGACAGTGTGAAAACGTAGCGAGCGAAGGTCAGGCAAGGCGAAAACAGGCGAGGAGGCGGAGTTTACGTGTTGTAAATGAGCACTCCGAGCCTGTTTTCAACGCAGCATGACCGAGCGCAGTAGTTTTCACACAGTCTGGAAACGCACTGGACAGGCATTACCGGCCACCATGATTTCTTTACCCGAAAGGGAGCCTTATTCGTGCATGACAGGAGTTCAGGACCGATGAAAAGCATTCTGCTGTTAATCAGCGTATTGCTGCTAAGCGCTTGCAATACCCCCGCCAGGGTCGGCTTGCCCGACGACCAGGCCCAGATAGAAGCCGGTCAGGCGGCTGGCCGGGCTCTGGCGGGCAAACCCTTGCCACCGGAACGGATTCGCCCCGGAGATACCTTGCGTATCGTGCG
Proteins encoded:
- a CDS encoding mannose-1-phosphate guanylyltransferase/mannose-6-phosphate isomerase, which translates into the protein MSNLIPCIIAGGSGTRLWPVSREAMPKPFMRLPDGESLLQKTFKRATGLPEVERLLTVTNREVYFRTADDYRQLNKTKLPLDFILEPFGRNTAAAIAAAALHVARLYGDNAKLLVLPADHLITDVDAFSKAVGVAQELAEQGWLVTFGILPTKPETGFGYIEKGQSLNAEGYQVARFVEKPDEATAQGYVDGGLHLWNAGMFCMRVDAVLRELEIHAPDVLKAVKACLEKSISKEGNHELQVELESELFGQVPDISIDYALMERSQKVAVVPCQLGWSDIGSWQAVRELTAADAQGNQCNGQTVLHDVTNCYIDSPKRLVGAVGLDNLVIIDTPDALLIADGTRSQDVKIIAQELKRQGHDAYRLHRTVTRPWGTYTVLEEGKRFKIKRIVVRPQGSLSLQMHHHRSEHWIVVSGMARVTNGEREFMLDTNESTFIKPGHTHRLVNPGVIDLVMIEVQSGEYLGEDDIVRFTDIYGRAPEAAKA
- a CDS encoding undecaprenyl-phosphate glucose phosphotransferase, with the translated sequence MRLQPVDSLSLTRTSLVEYFLLGIRLIHGVSCILPGMLILALMHNGTIENLKDYALMPLFFSVVCVLIFQALGVYSEALFSNALRLRIIAFAWSAAFGLLLFMHQTMGFFKHLSNEQLIFWYLSSLALFCIVRLLMLVFFKHQMRKGIFLQNSVILGATENGMRLAEYLLEHQDIRSGVTGFIDDRIGRMPKTVANLPLLGNTSDLERLIREEKVTQVLVALPWTAENRMDYIIRELRRLPVNVLLVPDMIAFRHTHNRITEVAKLPMFNASDVPLNGWSPFFKRAEDIVLSTLAVLALSPIMLLIALAIKLDSPGPVLFRQKRYGYNNRLIEVFKFRSMHQHQADATAEQQTTRGDARVTRVGRFIRKTSLDELPQLFNVVAGSMSMVGPRPHATATKAAGILFEQAVKEYTSRHRVKPGITGLAQINGYRGETDTVEKIEKRVEFDLEYIENWSVWFDLYILMRTVPAVLFTREAY